Proteins encoded by one window of Candidatus Paceibacterota bacterium:
- a CDS encoding DNA alkylation repair protein, whose amino-acid sequence MKTLRDFEKSLQKKADGEKAEILQRFFKTGKGEYGEGDIFLGVVVPEQRKIAKEFKELSMLDLKKLIKSKVHEERLICLLILVLKFQKGNNKEKKEIYNFYLKNTKYINNWDLVDLSAPKIVGLYLEDRNKSILHKLARSKNIWERRIAILSTFHFIYKGNPEETLKIAFILKDDEHDLIHKAVGWMLREVGKKCGEGVEEKFLKKYYKTMPRTMLRYAIEKFPEKKRKFYLNNK is encoded by the coding sequence ATGAAAACACTAAGAGATTTTGAAAAAAGTCTTCAGAAGAAAGCTGACGGAGAAAAGGCAGAAATTCTGCAAAGGTTTTTTAAGACAGGAAAAGGCGAATATGGCGAGGGTGATATTTTCTTGGGCGTTGTAGTCCCCGAACAAAGAAAAATAGCAAAAGAATTTAAAGAGCTTTCAATGTTAGATCTTAAAAAATTAATTAAAAGTAAAGTGCACGAAGAAAGATTAATTTGTCTTTTAATTTTAGTGTTAAAGTTTCAGAAAGGAAATAATAAAGAAAAAAAAGAAATTTATAACTTTTATCTTAAAAATACAAAATATATTAATAATTGGGACTTAGTGGATTTATCAGCCCCCAAAATAGTTGGGCTATATTTAGAAGATAGAAATAAGTCTATTTTACATAAGCTTGCAAGGTCAAAAAATATTTGGGAGAGAAGAATTGCAATTTTATCAACATTTCATTTTATCTATAAAGGAAATCCAGAAGAAACTTTAAAAATTGCTTTTATATTAAAAGATGACGAGCATGATTTAATACACAAGGCAGTTGGCTGGATGTTAAGAGAAGTTGGCAAAAAGTGTGGAGAGGGGGTTGAAGAAAAATTTTTAAAGAAGTATTATAAAACGATGCCGCGAACAATGCTTCGCTATGCAATAGAAAAATTTCCAGAAAAGAAGAGAAAATTTTATTTAAACAATAAATAA